The stretch of DNA CGATCTAAATGTGTACCCAAATACCGACCatggtttgttttgtttctattttggATGATGATTTCTCTGAGCATACTTGGCAAACAACATGTCTTAATCTTGCCATTGGACTTTAGTGCCACTACTTGAATCATGTTGCGGTCTCTCAACTCTTCTAGGTAACTTTCTGCAATGTCTTCAGGTGGTTTTTCAATGTTCTGTTGCACCAATCCTTCTCCAATCCATAGATTGACTAATCTCCTTGATGGGATTTCATAGTCTAATGGGAAGTTTGTAATGTAATAGAGACAGTCCCTCATAGTTTCACTCATGTCTTCCTTGTTCTTTTCCCAAGCTTGCAGCCAATGTATTTTGTAACGACCATGATTGAATTGTTCAAACACCCACAATAAGCTGTCTTGAGTTATGCCCTTCACTGACATGATACACCCAAGAGATAAGATTGCTAATGGCAACCCCCCACATTTTCCCACTACCTTCTTTGcaaatttttccatttttggtTCCAGCTTCTTTTTGGGTCTTTGAATTCCAGCCACCTTCTGAAACAATGCCCAACTCTCTTCCTTTGTTAGCAGTCGAATATGGTGATGGAGGCTACCACTGTCAGCATGCAAAGCAACATTCTTAAAGCATGTTGTTACCACTATCCTGCTCCCACTTGCCCATCCAGATGCAGATAATGTTTTATATAGGTTATCAAAATCTTTTGTTTGCGAGACATTATCTAGGACAACAAGGCAGAGCTTATCTTTCAAGTGAACACGTACCTGGGTCATAGTCAATGTCTGGTCCTTAGTTCCATCATTTTTCATGAGCAGAACTTTTTCTTTGTAGGCTGGTCCTACAGTTACTGTCACCCAGACACGGATAGGGAAGTGTTGGACTACATCTTTGTTGTAATAAACTGCCTTTGCTAAAGTTGTCTTCCCCACACCTTTCATCCCCACAATGCATAGTTTCGAAGCATTATCATTGCTTGCAGTCAGTTTCATGACCAAATCTCGTTCCTCAATTTTTAAACCAACTACTTCGGTTGACTCATGTCTTTCGATGGTGCAAGTTTGTATCAAATTCTGAAGAAGATCAATTGCATTTCTGATCTCAATTTGATTGAGCTCAGGGCCAATGATATACCATTCTAGAAAATTGTCCAGCTCCTGAGCAATGGCCTTCAGTTGCTCTACACAAGCATTTCTCCCTGCTGTTTCTTCTGCTTTCTGTAGCTGCTCATGCATTTTGCCCAGTGCATCACACATTGAGTTCATTTCAGCTACTTGCTCTGAGCTTGTGTCCAGATTTTTCAGCATGCTGTCAATGCTTTTAATGGCTGATGTGATTTCCCTCTCCTCTGTAATAGAGGACAAGGTTGACTTTTCTGTAGCTCTATCGATGAAAGTTAAGTTGTACTTGAGCAGTTTATTAAACTCGGTGACAATGAGCTTCATCTCCTTTTTGAATTGATGCGTAACAAAAGGAATGTCcatcgtgaatttcttcaatATGCCGAAAGTTTGAAACCACGATAAGTAGCTGCTAATGAGGATCTCTGCATCTTTAATTATTTCTCCTGCTACTGTTCTCCAGCATTTTTCTGTTTCTGTTTCTAACCGAAGCTGACTCAAGTCCTTGAGGAAAGCATGCAGTGGAAGCAGGAGATATATGGACCATCTCTCTTCCATGCCTGAAAATATGTCCACGCTCTTCGTGATCAATTCATCAAAACTTGTAGAAGGCTTATTCTGCTTTTGGTGTCGGGCTGCTACAAAGTTACGGACTTTTTTAGCTACAGATTTATCCTCTTCGGTTGTATATTGATCCAGAAGACTTCTAGTTATTAATCTTGACCTCTCCATATACATATGGATGTCTTTGGCtttttcatctttctttttaaaatgATCTGTCAGCTTACTTTCGACATCATCTATTTGCCAGAGAACATCTTTAATGGTCATCAATCTAAAGATAGCGGTAATAGGACCCCAAAAAGACCCCGGGCTTTGTTTGTTGTACTCACTGCAACAGCCTTCTGCTTTACTAACAACTTCTCTTGTTGATTTTATCCATTGATCCTGAGCTTCGGTTAGCTGAAGATGAATTTGAGATAGGTCGTCTATATCCCAAAAAGAACGGACCCGTGATTCTACTTTTTCCTGTTTCTTTCCAAGTTGATCATGATCCTCTAAGAGAGATTTTAGTAACTTTGATTTTCTCTTTACCAACTTAACTTTAGCTTCATATTTGATAAGTAGATAATTAAATGTTAGAGAAACACCCAAATACAATATTAGTAAAACCCAGAAAAGAATCTCAATGTTGGTAAGGTTGAACTCCCCCATTGAGAAAACTGATTCACTGCTTTCAGTTAGTTTGGAAATGAATTTCTGGTATTTTTGGAGTCAACTTAGCAGAAAACATTTTTCTGGTTCAGATTTGCCAGAAAAATACCCCCTGTTATTTAGTTTAGTTTAGCCGCTTGtaataacataaaatcaaaGTTTATGTTATTATCCCCACAGAATGTATCCGTCCGGCCGCTAGtaattacataaaattttaaagtgaatgttaacatgtgccttaaggggcacatgttagcaagacCGAATTTTAaaacgtaaaaataaaattgtcagaCATGCACGTCACCGGTCACACAtctatattattaaatattttatcatatgtttcggtcattaattaatattgtagtCTTTGCAAGAACATTGGTTTGGTTGCCTTGGAGCTACTTCCCCTACCTCTGTTTTCTAGATATACAATTTTGAAGATATgtaaaactatttattttttatttcacaaCAAGGTTTGCTCTCGGTGCCAGGTCTCAAACCGAGTTTCTCAAGGTTGTAGAACAAGTCCTCAACCAAGTGACCTCTCGGGAAACATGCCACAACAAGGTTCTCTCTACCTAACAGAGTTATAGCACTTGtgcttaatttaattattatttaagcAAATCAAAGAATCcacattttactattttagtATAAATGTGCATGCATTGACCCTAAACTTCCGGATCTACTACTAATGAGCTTATGCATATGCTTTATCTTATTTTCTCTCTTATCACATAGaacatataatatatgtatCACATTGGGGTCATTGGGGTGTTTGAGTGTCCACCAAACTGAGTTCaataagtgaatttttttttggcaagattaaaaaagaaaacatctACATTTTGAGCATAAAGAATATATTTAAGCACAATTTGATAGATGAATAACAAGATTTCATGGTCTTTACAAACACAAGTTACAATCGAAGGACCTCCGGTACTCTTCAACATATTGAGCTAAACATGGTTAAATAAAGATTAAAAACTAGATAAATTTATTCAAACTAATACAAGAAAGGATGACACATTAATGAAACTACATTCACTTCTTTATCAACTTTGCTCTTCCAAACCCCTTTGAGATTTGAAGTCGATCTGTTATACCAAGATGTGCCATAAGAAGCCATACATGTGTTAGCAGTTCTCCACCATGTCTTAGCTGCTGAGCATGATGAATTACCTGACAATGGCTAGCAGCATAAGCTAGCATTTCAACCCAAACTTGAGTTATAAACTTCCACATCTTTTTCGTCTTCCATTCTTTATTATCATTCTCTATCTCCACTATATTTTTAGCCAACCTGAATGCATCAAACAGGACAGATTTGCTTCTATCACCTTTCACCTTTGAAGGACTAACTTTATCAATATCTCTGTTCACTAATTTGTGCAGCATTTCATAAACATGCTTTTcatgttgtatagaatgtctATCCTTCACAAATTCAGTTGCTTCAGCACATGTATCTTGGAAGCTTATCTCACCAATTCCATTAGGCAACATGGATGGACTCATAATAAGAAGATATAACATATATTCTGATAACAATTTGCTTGTTTCTCTATAACTTCTTCCATTTTCCAAAATTTCATCACCTGAGATAGAACTATTATAACATAGATTTGTTGCAATATGCCATAAAAGAATGCTTTGATCAAATTCTATCTCCACACTCCAACTTAAtttccttataattttttctaccTTCTCCTTATCCTTAATCTGTAACATTAGCTCTGATTCTAAGCCTTCCAAAACTTTGTTGCCCCTATGCTCACAAATTCTTGTGATATTTTTTGCCAACTCACCTTCTTCCAAGTTTATCACctcatttattttattcacAAAGTGCTCAAAGATAATTTCCTTTAAATCACCAGTAACAATCTTGGTATTTGTGTGCTCATACTTCTGATAGGACTTACAAACCCCTATAATCATTTGAGCAATACCACACTTTGCTACTAtcttttttaatgtttttccATAATTGGAGCCAAACTCTACTCTTAAAGTCTTTCCAAGGGTGCTGctgtttctttttttcataGCTTCCATTAAGCAAAAACTTATGAGGTTGAATTGATCAATGCTGCAACACCATCTCTTATTCTTGACAGATTGAAGTAATGAAATGACCTTACTAGTCACCTTATTCTTGTGCATACTTAACCACATCATGGTCCAGTCAGAGGACAACACCAAAACTATTGAACATATCTCAAAGATAATAGCTCCAAGAAGCAACACACTTGTGATGAACACATCCACTCCTGGATATTGATTCTTCTCCATAACAAAGAAAGAACATAACACACTAATACTACAAGTAAAAGTGACAAAACGTAGGAAACAACCCATCACAGAATAAACAAGAACAGCCTTTGTGTAGAACACATCATACATAAAACCAAGCTCAATTTCCATCACTTCAAACCCTTCCTTTCCATTTCCACTCAATAAAGAAGATCTACTTTCTGAAACATCTTGAAAACTCAGGATGAGATCTGCAAACAGAAGCTTAGAGATCTTCAAGAATTTGTATGCAGTTCTTACAGTTATCGGAGGACCATATGTGTCATCTGTTTGCGGTAATGAGATGATGTTTATGTTACCTTGTGAAGCTGCATGAGTATGATCAACATCACCATTTGAAGGAGTTTCAATGAGGCCTTCTACATGAACTACATACCCTTCATAAAAAGCTGAATTGTATGTTTCCATGTATCTTGCATAATTAGGCCCTGGATCAGGATCAGGAAACAAAGACTCTTTGAATTGTTGGCTACTTGCACACCACAAAACCCAAATTCTCTCACCAATTTTGATAAAACCAGCAATGAATATTGGTATTGCCAAAATGTTAAGATCTGTGTTTGTCCATGATCTAAGAAAGATTAAAATTGCAACCACAACTTGGCCAACATAAGTTACTAAACGCCTGCTCCAAAGTGCATTGTCTTCCATTGAGTAAGCAGTAACAGTATCTTGGCCACCAAGGTGAAGGAGAAGAACTGGACCCCACAATGCCACAATGACATGACCTGATTCCACAGAGTCACTTTTGTTTTCTCCTTCTTTATTTGAAAGAATACCAAGTGAGGTTGCTGCAAACCAATCTGCAAACAAGAAGGCAGACCATATAGTGATTCTGAGATAGATGCGTGTGCAGAACTTTCTCCTGTTTCCAAACAGTAAGAGAATGATTTGGATGCTGAGGCTGAACACAACCATAAATCGAAGCTCCCAGTTGTACCAAAAGTTCTGCAAACTTTGTGGAAATATCTGCATCACGCCTCTTCTCTTTGTCAAAGCTAAACTACTAAAAACTAGAATAAAACCAGACATGAAGAAGTCTAGATTAAAGCTTACAATTTGGATCTGTATGCATATACATTGCTAAAAACTTTGTACAAAATGTGTATAAATTGTTAATATGTGATGTTTATTGTTGCCACAAGACTCACAATAAtgtcttaattatttatttgttttattattaaaagTTCACCTTTTTACCactattttgattgaagataataggaaattgatattttttttaatgttgatggATCGCTACCGGAACCGGGGAAACCGCGTGGATGTGGATAGAATATACTCTTCGAAGTGGAGAATGTGGATGTGGATGAGAAGCATTTAGATGGTGGGAAAGAGAGTACTAAGAAAGTACCCTCCGCTCGATCTCCATCTTATTAACATCCCTAAAATTAACCACTAACCCTCTCATTAATCATCATCTTTAAGTACCGTAGCAGATGAATATATTTGAATATGGAAAAGGGCATATGAAAGAATTTTTTAagaacataatcaaaatactaCTTTATTGATTTTAAAAGCTTTTGGTCTACTTTTCTATCAAATGTCTGTTATTATACTGTAGATGAGTCAATGTCGTGTTTGATCAGtgtctgtcaaaaaaaaaaaattgggacaTTTTTATGAGTTATTTAACATGTTGTATGAGTGTCGGACACTGCAACATGTCTATCTTCATGCTTCATAACATCTTAATACTATTGTTCAATTTCTTTGCAAGGCGGCATATAAAATTTTACACTACTTCCAAGAGGGAGAgaataaatattttacttttcaacATGCTATGGCTCAAATATACCAATGGAAATTTTATTAGTTCGAGTAGAATTAGATCCGAATCTCTTGAGCAAGA from Trifolium pratense cultivar HEN17-A07 linkage group LG5, ARS_RC_1.1, whole genome shotgun sequence encodes:
- the LOC123886739 gene encoding uncharacterized protein LOC123886739 yields the protein MSGFILVFSSLALTKRRGVMQIFPQSLQNFWYNWELRFMVVFSLSIQIILLLFGNRRKFCTRIYLRITIWSAFLFADWFAATSLGILSNKEGENKSDSVESGHVIVALWGPVLLLHLGGQDTVTAYSMEDNALWSRRLVTYVGQVVVAILIFLRSWTNTDLNILAIPIFIAGFIKIGERIWVLWCASSQQFKESLFPDPDPGPNYARYMETYNSAFYEGYVVHVEGLIETPSNGDVDHTHAASQGNINIISLPQTDDTYGPPITVRTAYKFLKISKLLFADLILSFQDVSESRSSLLSGNGKEGFEVMEIELGFMYDVFYTKAVLVYSVMGCFLRFVTFTCSISVLCSFFVMEKNQYPGVDVFITSVLLLGAIIFEICSIVLVLSSDWTMMWLSMHKNKVTSKVISLLQSVKNKRWCCSIDQFNLISFCLMEAMKKRNSSTLGKTLRVEFGSNYGKTLKKIVAKCGIAQMIIGVCKSYQKYEHTNTKIVTGDLKEIIFEHFVNKINEVINLEEGELAKNITRICEHRGNKVLEGLESELMLQIKDKEKVEKIIRKLSWSVEIEFDQSILLWHIATNLCYNSSISGDEILENGRSYRETSKLLSEYMLYLLIMSPSMLPNGIGEISFQDTCAEATEFVKDRHSIQHEKHVYEMLHKLVNRDIDKVSPSKVKGDRSKSVLFDAFRLAKNIVEIENDNKEWKTKKMWKFITQVWVEMLAYAASHCQVIHHAQQLRHGGELLTHVWLLMAHLGITDRLQISKGFGRAKLIKK
- the LOC123886737 gene encoding putative disease resistance RPP13-like protein 2 — protein: MGEFNLTNIEILFWVLLILYLGVSLTFNYLLIKYEAKVKLVKRKSKLLKSLLEDHDQLGKKQEKVESRVRSFWDIDDLSQIHLQLTEAQDQWIKSTREVVSKAEGCCSEYNKQSPGSFWGPITAIFRLMTIKDVLWQIDDVESKLTDHFKKKDEKAKDIHMYMERSRLITRSLLDQYTTEEDKSVAKKVRNFVAARHQKQNKPSTSFDELITKSVDIFSGMEERWSIYLLLPLHAFLKDLSQLRLETETEKCWRTVAGEIIKDAEILISSYLSWFQTFGILKKFTMDIPFVTHQFKKEMKLIVTEFNKLLKYNLTFIDRATEKSTLSSITEEREITSAIKSIDSMLKNLDTSSEQVAEMNSMCDALGKMHEQLQKAEETAGRNACVEQLKAIAQELDNFLEWYIIGPELNQIEIRNAIDLLQNLIQTCTIERHESTEVVGLKIEERDLVMKLTASNDNASKLCIVGMKGVGKTTLAKAVYYNKDVVQHFPIRVWVTVTVGPAYKEKVLLMKNDGTKDQTLTMTQVRVHLKDKLCLVVLDNVSQTKDFDNLYKTLSASGWASGSRIVVTTCFKNVALHADSGSLHHHIRLLTKEESWALFQKVAGIQRPKKKLEPKMEKFAKKVVGKCGGLPLAILSLGCIMSVKGITQDSLLWVFEQFNHGRYKIHWLQAWEKNKEDMSETMRDCLYYITNFPLDYEIPSRRLVNLWIGEGLVQQNIEKPPEDIAESYLEELRDRNMIQVVALKSNGKIKTCCLPSMLREIIIQNRNKTNHGRYLGTHLDRQIAYHFDDHGLDANSTQAFSKKGIPMSVLFFDKREGSKPGEYIGKILSTGIASEKFLETRVIDLECIFRPQLPKTLRKLNNLKYLSLRWTYLEELPPCICKLLELETLDLKHTCIKYIPSSIWELKKLKKLYLPQNCRSKIEGKPRGKFNENLHTLWGVFLYESYPLLGYLHKLKSLQKLKLAFQLKGPEQETLAEKIVKLEQLHSLTLKSVDESGHPNKLKWINVSNLEKLSSLRLFGKLEEKLRMSLFPKNLTDLTMSASKLSDDPMPELQNLPKLKSLCFYADSYTEIKMVCALGSFQQLQVLRFWNLEKLKEWAVEEGAMPSLMEFEARSCINLAVPTGLKHLKTIRMIKLRKMPSQFGKDIQSLVNVEMSLVNVEIYEELKTDGQ